The Betaproteobacteria bacterium nucleotide sequence TTGCCGGTGCTGCCGGGCTGCATACCGAAATCTGCAAAGAAGGGCGGTTCGGCGATGTAAGTCGAGGTCGGCCAGTTGTAGACCTGACCCGATGCCGACGGCACCGCCTGCCAAAGCGGATTGTCCTTGGTGAAATCACCGTACAGGCGCTGGAAAGTGGCGGCATCCGTGGCGAACTTCATCACCTTGTGGACTTCCTCGGAAGTCGGCCAGATGTCGCCTATCCAAACCGGCTTGCCGTCTTTCCCCGTACCCAATGACTCACTCATCAAATCCTTGAGTACCGTACCGGCAATCGCATAGGCCACGACCAGAGGCGGCGAGGCGAGGAAGTTCGCGCGCAGGTTCGGATGTATGCGCGCTTCGAAGTTGCGATTTCCCGAAAGCACCGCGGCACAGACGAGATCGTTGCTGACGATGGCTTCGTCGATCGGCTCGGCCAGCGGGCCCGCGTTTCCGATGCAAGTGGTACAGCCATAGGCGGCAACGCTGAAGCCCAGCTTTTCGAGGTACGGGAGGAGGCCCGCACGCGTGAGGTATTCCGTCACGACGCGAGAGCCAGGTGCAAGCGATGTCTTGATATGAGGCTTGACGGTCAGTCCGCGCTCGACCGCTTTCTTCGCCAGCAGGCCCGCTGCCAGCAGCACGCCGGGATTCGATGTGTTGGTGCAGGACGTGATTGCAGCAATCAGTACATCACCCGAACCGATGTCGATACCGTCCTTGGTGGTGAACCGCCTGGCGAGATCGCCCGCGTCCTTGCCGAATCCGTTCTCCTGCACCGGTGCCGAGAAGAGTTTGCCGAACTGGGACTTCAGGTTGCCCATCTCGATGCGATCCTGCGGGCGCTTTGGGCCGGCGAGAGACGGCGCAACCGATGCGAGGTCGAGCTCGAGCACGCTCGTGTAGTCGAGGTCTCCCGCTTTCGGAATGCCGAACAGATGCTGCGCCTTGAAGTACTTCTCGAAGGCCGTAATCTCGTCCTTGGTGCGACCCGTGCCCTTGAAGTACTCGATGGTCTTCTCGTCGACCGGGAAGAAGCCCATGGTGGCGCCGTATTCCGGGGCCATGTTGGCGATGGTGGCGCGATCGGGCAGTTGCAGGCTTGCCGTGCCCTCGCCGAAGAACTCGACGAACTTGCCGACGACCTTGTGCTTGCGCAGCATTTCGGTGATCGTCAGCACAAGATCCGTCGCCGTCACGCCCTCGCGCAATTTCCCCCTGAGGTGCACGCCGACCACGTCGGGGGTCAGGAAGTACACGGGCTGACCGAGCATTCCGGCTTCAGCTTCGATGCCGCCCACACCCCAGCCGACGACGCCGATGCCGTTGATCATGGTGGTATGCGAGTCGGTTCCCACGAGCGTGTCCGGATAGTAGATGCCGTCCTTCTGGTGCACGCCGCGCGCGAGGTATTCCAGGTTGACCTGGTGCACGATGCCGATCCCTGGCGGCACCACCTTGAAAGTGTCGAACGCCTGCATCCCCCATTTCATGAACTGATAGCGCTCGCCGTTGCGCTCGAACTCGAGCTCCATGTTTTCCTTCAGCGCATCGCGGGTGCCGTAGTGATCGATCATCACCGAATGGTCCACCACCAGGTCGACCGGCACGAGAGGTTCGATCACCTTCGGATTCCTGCCCATATTGTCAGCGACGTTGCGCATCGCGGCGAGGTCGGCGAGCAGCGGAACGCCGGTGAAGTCCTGCAGCACGACGCGGGCGACCACGAAGGGGATTTCGTTGACGCGCGGCGCGTTCGGTGCCCAGTTGGCGAGCTGGTTCACATGCTCCTCGGTGATCTTGCGGCCGTCGACGTTGCGCAGAACGGCTTCAAGCACGATGCGGATGGACACCGGCAGTCGCTTAACTGCGGGATAAGTCTCCGCCAATGCGGGCAGGGAATAGAACTGTCCGGGAGTCGGAGCACCCGGGAGTTTTTTCAGGGTGTTGTAGGCGTTATGCGGCATGGGCTGCCTCCTGTTCTTGGCGTGGTGAGTCCGTGGAAAGCGATACGGGTAATGGCGTCGCGCGTATCAGGCGGCGCCGGGGAAAAATGCCTGGTCGACTTCCGCAGACAGTGCGATACCCGAGAGTCGCCCTTTCTGCAGAACTTCCCAATAGTAGCGATACGATGCCCGATCGTGCAGGTGGCCTGCATGCCGGATCGGTCCCCACTGCGCCTTCTGCGCGGCGAGGAGAATCAAGGTGGCTTCCTTCACTTCTTCAAGGTCCGGTTTCATCGCCTCGACGATGGGGCGGATCTGCGCGGGATAGACGCTCCACATGCGCAGGAATCCGAACTCGTTGCGGGCGCGCCACGCATCGCTATAGGTGTTGTAAGGATTCCTCAGATCGACCGACACGTTGTGCGATGGCACGAGCCCGTTGCCCAGTGCGGCGGCAACGATGGTGGCCTTGGCGCGGACGATGAGGTGATGTTCGAACTGGCCGGGGCTGCGCATGGCGCTCCCGGGAATCGCGCCATGATGCGCGCTCACGAAGTCCATCAGACCGAAGTCCAGGGACTGTACCCACGGCAGGGCGGCAATGCGCTCGATATCGCGCAGAGCGCCGTGTGTCTCGATGAGGACGTGCAGCGGAATCTCCCGCTTCAACCCGCAGTGCGCCGCGCGTGACTGGATGTAGTCGATCATCTCGGCCACCTCCCTCAGGCCCGTGGGCTTCGGCAGGGTGATGTACGCCGTCACTTCGCCCACGCCGTCCACCAGGATATCGACATCCTGACGCCAGGCGGGATGACTGTAGTCGTGTATCCGTACCCCGACCATGCGGAATCGGTTTGCCGGAGAATTCTGCAGACGCACGACCATCTCGGCGTGCGCGCGCTCCTTTCCGGTCGGCGCACCGTCCTCGCAGTCGCAGGTGACGTCGAACGTCCTGCCGAGCTCTTCCTGCAGCTCGAACGCCTTGAGCATCAGTTTTTCGCTGCCTGCGTAGTGCTCACAGGCGGGGATGATCGGAAACGGTTTCTCGCCCTTGAAGAGGGCTTCGCTTGGGTGAACGAGCAGGGTCACGTTGGCGGTGGAGACTTGCTGTAACGGAGAAATAGGGTGCCGCGCGCTGGCGCAGCACCCGGTCGAGTCGTACGTCTGCTAGACGAGCATGCTCTTGACGCCGTCCTGCTCTTCGAGCAACTCCTTGAGTGTGAAGTCCATCTTCTCGCGCGAGAAGGCGTCGATCTCCAGCCCCTGCACAAGCTCGTACTTTCCGCCTGCGCACGTGACGGGGAAACCATAGATCACGTCTGCCGGAATGCCATAGGACCCATCGGACGGAACCCCCATTGTCACCCACTTTCCGCCGGTGCCGAGAACCCAGTCATGGATATGGTCGATGGCGGCATTGGCCGCCGAGGCCGCGGAAGAAGACCCGCGCGCCTCGATGATCGCTGCACCGCGCTTGCCGACGAGGGGGATGTAGGTGTTGCGGTACCAGGTTTCGTCGTTCACGAGCTGCGCCGCCGGCGTGCCGCCGATCTTCGCGAAGCGGATGTCCGGATACATCGTCGGCGAATGGTTGCCCCAAACGATCATCTTCTCGATCTCGGAGACCGCCTTGCCGGTGCGCGTGGCAAGCTGCGACAGCGCGCGGTTGTGGTCGAGGCGCAGCATTGCGGTGAAGTTCGCCTTTGGCAGACTCGGCGCCGATTTCATGGCGATGTACGCGTTCGTATTGGCGGGGTTGCCGACCACCAGCACCTTGATATCGCGTGCGGCGACGGCATCGAGCGCCTTGCCCTGTTCGACGAAGATCTTGGCATTCTCGAGCAGCAGGTCCTTGCGCTCCATGCCGGGTCCACGCGGCTTGGCGCCCACCAGAAGGGCGACGCTCGCGTCCTTGAACGCCACTTTCGGGTCGCCCGTGCCGACCATCCCGGCAAGCAGGGGAAAGGCGCAGTCTTCCAGTTCCATCATCACGCCCTTCAAGGCCTGCTGCATCTTCTCCATGGGCAGGTCGAGCATCTGCAGGATGACGGGCTGGTCGGGGCCGAGCAACTGGCCGCTGGCAATCCGGAACAGCAGGGCGTAGCCGATCTGGCCGGCGGCGCCGGTCACTGCAACGCGAACGGGGGTTTTCATGGTGTGGGGCTCCCTTTGATTGGGCATGTTGGTGCAAAGAGGGTGGCGCGAATCAACGCGGCTCGGTGAGACGTTGCGCAAGCTGGCGGCGTGCGCCGCGAACGACGGGCATCAACGGAACCGTTCCGACAAGGCACATGGCAGCATCGAGTGCGGCCATCCTAGTGGACTCGCTGAGGCAATGTCAACCATCTTATATAAGATAAAAGATATACGAATTCTGGACTCTCCCTCACGATTGCGCGTACAATTGCCGGTCATGAAGGAAGCGCTTTCTTCACCTGCCTTTCAGCCGCTCTACCAGCAGATCAAATCCCTGATCACGCAGAGCCTGATGGCGGGCGAATGGGGGCCGGGCGAGCCGATCCCGAGCGAGATTGAACTCGCCAGCCGGTTCAACGTCAGCCAAGGCACGGTT carries:
- a CDS encoding malate dehydrogenase; translation: MKTPVRVAVTGAAGQIGYALLFRIASGQLLGPDQPVILQMLDLPMEKMQQALKGVMMELEDCAFPLLAGMVGTGDPKVAFKDASVALLVGAKPRGPGMERKDLLLENAKIFVEQGKALDAVAARDIKVLVVGNPANTNAYIAMKSAPSLPKANFTAMLRLDHNRALSQLATRTGKAVSEIEKMIVWGNHSPTMYPDIRFAKIGGTPAAQLVNDETWYRNTYIPLVGKRGAAIIEARGSSSAASAANAAIDHIHDWVLGTGGKWVTMGVPSDGSYGIPADVIYGFPVTCAGGKYELVQGLEIDAFSREKMDFTLKELLEEQDGVKSMLV
- a CDS encoding CoA ester lyase, which gives rise to MTLLVHPSEALFKGEKPFPIIPACEHYAGSEKLMLKAFELQEELGRTFDVTCDCEDGAPTGKERAHAEMVVRLQNSPANRFRMVGVRIHDYSHPAWRQDVDILVDGVGEVTAYITLPKPTGLREVAEMIDYIQSRAAHCGLKREIPLHVLIETHGALRDIERIAALPWVQSLDFGLMDFVSAHHGAIPGSAMRSPGQFEHHLIVRAKATIVAAALGNGLVPSHNVSVDLRNPYNTYSDAWRARNEFGFLRMWSVYPAQIRPIVEAMKPDLEEVKEATLILLAAQKAQWGPIRHAGHLHDRASYRYYWEVLQKGRLSGIALSAEVDQAFFPGAA
- the acnA gene encoding aconitate hydratase AcnA → MPHNAYNTLKKLPGAPTPGQFYSLPALAETYPAVKRLPVSIRIVLEAVLRNVDGRKITEEHVNQLANWAPNAPRVNEIPFVVARVVLQDFTGVPLLADLAAMRNVADNMGRNPKVIEPLVPVDLVVDHSVMIDHYGTRDALKENMELEFERNGERYQFMKWGMQAFDTFKVVPPGIGIVHQVNLEYLARGVHQKDGIYYPDTLVGTDSHTTMINGIGVVGWGVGGIEAEAGMLGQPVYFLTPDVVGVHLRGKLREGVTATDLVLTITEMLRKHKVVGKFVEFFGEGTASLQLPDRATIANMAPEYGATMGFFPVDEKTIEYFKGTGRTKDEITAFEKYFKAQHLFGIPKAGDLDYTSVLELDLASVAPSLAGPKRPQDRIEMGNLKSQFGKLFSAPVQENGFGKDAGDLARRFTTKDGIDIGSGDVLIAAITSCTNTSNPGVLLAAGLLAKKAVERGLTVKPHIKTSLAPGSRVVTEYLTRAGLLPYLEKLGFSVAAYGCTTCIGNAGPLAEPIDEAIVSNDLVCAAVLSGNRNFEARIHPNLRANFLASPPLVVAYAIAGTVLKDLMSESLGTGKDGKPVWIGDIWPTSEEVHKVMKFATDAATFQRLYGDFTKDNPLWQAVPSASGQVYNWPTSTYIAEPPFFADFGMQPGSTGNITGARPLGIFGDSVTTDHISPAGSIKPTSPAGKYLQSKGVGVIDFNSYGSRRGNHEVMMRGTFANVRIKNLMLPPKDDGTRVEGGLTLLQPSGEQMSIYDAAMRYIAAGMPTVVFGGEEYGTGSSRDWAAKGTQLLGVKAVVARSFERIHRSNLVGMGVLPLQFKGNDSVDSLGITGSETFDVLGLDDIRPQQDVTLVIHRKDGTSQQVTVLSRIDTPIEVDYYKHGGILPYVLRELVAAA